The segment TATATTTTTTTTAATATTTGTTCCCCTATTTTGGGATACATTATGATAATTTTCATTATCATAACTAGTTAGATTTATAGCTTGTCTTATAAAGTCTCTAATATCTAGAGCTAAATCTTCCTTTAATATTATATCTATTTCGCTACCTTCTTTTTCCAAGCTAACACTACCACTATCTATTTTCACTCTATAAACATTTAATATTCCTTGAACGACATCTTGTCCTAAATCTATTGTAGATATTTTATTTATTGGTATCTCTAATTTTTTCTTACATATAATTCCTGATTTATACTTTAATATTCCATCTTCAATATTAAACTCAGTATTTTTCCACTTGAAAAAATTCTTAAAACATAAAAATATTAATAGTGCACCAATTACTATAAGTTGCTCACTTTCAAATTTAAATATAACTAATAAAATAAGAGGTATAGCAATTTTCATATCACGTACAGTATTTGTAATTATTGTATACGGATGATTTTTATATCCACTTTCCATTATTCATCTACTCCATCTTTTATGCTATTATCATCTTCACTAATATTTTCATTTTTTAATTCTTCATCTAAGTTCTTTTTCACCTTTACTTGAATTCTATCCTTTATGTATTCACAAATTTGTAATGCCTTTTCTTTTGGAAGTCCTTCTATCTTATGTTGACCTCCAGCTGTGTGAATATTGATTTTAGCAAGATTATAAATTCTATTTATAGGACCTTCTTCTATATCAATATGTTGAATTCTAACTATAGGAATTATAGTAGTAGTTAAAAAATATATACCATGAACAAACTCTATTCTATCTTCTGTTATTATATATTTCCATTGTTTGTATTCTATAATGGGATTTACTAAAACATCTAGAATTAATATAAATAATATAACTCCTAATATTATATTAACTATAAAACTATATTTAACGATTTTTTCTGCAAAATAAATTCTTAAACCTATCAATATTGCGCCTGCACTTATTAGTCCAATAAGATTGGATAAAAACCAAGCCTTTTTAGCATTTTCATTTAGTCTATTATATTCCATATATTCATCTCCTTTTAAAATATTTTCTAAATACTAATATTAAATATCCAACACACTTTTCCATTATATATCATATTGTGGAATTTCAATGAAATCTTTATAATTTTTTTATAGTTTTTTTAAGTATTTTTTAGCAAAACTTGTTTTATCTAAAATAAAACGTGTATAATTTTATACAGTAAGTAACCGGTTTAATTGTATAAGGAGGTTCACATGAAAATACTAGTTGTGGATGATGAAATAAGTATATTACAACTTATAAAAATGACATTAGAACTTGAATCTTTTGAGGTTATTACCTCAAAAACAGGATTAGATTCATTAAATATTATAATTAAAGAAAATATTGATCTTATAATTTTAGATGCTATGCTACCAGATATTAGCGGATTTAACTTAATTGCCAAAATAAAAAATATATCTGATATACCAATCATAATGCTAACAGCTAAAGATGACATGAATGATAAACTACTAGGTCTTCAGCTAGGCGCCGATGATTATATAACAAAACCCTTTAATAGCACAGAATTAATTCTTAGAATAAAAATTATTTCAAAAAGAATGAATAAAAATATCATACAAGAAAAAAATGAATTATTAGTTGGTAAATTAAAAATTCTAAAAAAAGAAAGAAAATTAATTATAGATTCTAAGGATGAAATAGTATTAACATATAAAGAATTCGAAGTACTTAATTGTTTATGTGAAAATAAAGGTAAAGTATTCTCTCGTGAAGAGTTATTAAATAAAGTTTGGGGTTATGATTTCGAAGGAACTACACGAGCTGTAGATATATTAATTCAGAGATTAAGGAAAAAACTTGGTAAATACCAGAATTACATAAAGACTCTTTATAAAGCTGGTTATAAGTTAGAAATTGATAATGAATATTAAACTAAATTTAAAAAGAAAAATAATCTTAACTAATATAATTATATTAGCTCCAATTATAATTTTTATATATTTTATTACAGTTAATACACTTTCTAAAAATATAATAAATAATTCTGTTGACTATTTATTAAACGAAAATAAATCTGCTCAAATATATATACAAAATATATTAAATTTAAAAAAAGTTAATGATGTAGAGGAGGCTCTAAAGGATATTGCTCCTTTTATAGTTACTAATTTAAGTGAAAAATTTAATTTAAGAGTTCAAATGTTTAATACTTCTGGTCAATTAATATATGATTCTGCTAAAAACCAAATAAGTTTATATAATGGAGATATAAATAAAGCTTTAGAAAATAAAAAAGCCTATGTAATAAAAAAAATAGACGGTGTTCCTTATATATTTTTATCAAGTCCTATTTCTTATAAAAATAAATTATGTGGTACTTTAAGATTCATTTTAAAAGAATCTGATTCATTAAAAATTGTAAATAACACTTTTTTAATAATGCTTATATGTGGAATTTTTGCACTTATAATAGGGATTATATTAATAAATAGTTTTGCAAAGCAAATAGTAAATCCTCTAACCACAT is part of the Clostridium botulinum genome and harbors:
- a CDS encoding response regulator transcription factor; this encodes MKILVVDDEISILQLIKMTLELESFEVITSKTGLDSLNIIIKENIDLIILDAMLPDISGFNLIAKIKNISDIPIIMLTAKDDMNDKLLGLQLGADDYITKPFNSTELILRIKIISKRMNKNIIQEKNELLVGKLKILKKERKLIIDSKDEIVLTYKEFEVLNCLCENKGKVFSREELLNKVWGYDFEGTTRAVDILIQRLRKKLGKYQNYIKTLYKAGYKLEIDNEY
- a CDS encoding PH domain-containing protein; the protein is MEYNRLNENAKKAWFLSNLIGLISAGAILIGLRIYFAEKIVKYSFIVNIILGVILFILILDVLVNPIIEYKQWKYIITEDRIEFVHGIYFLTTTIIPIVRIQHIDIEEGPINRIYNLAKINIHTAGGQHKIEGLPKEKALQICEYIKDRIQVKVKKNLDEELKNENISEDDNSIKDGVDE